A DNA window from Pseudodesulfovibrio thermohalotolerans contains the following coding sequences:
- a CDS encoding FAD-binding oxidoreductase produces the protein MTKEAIIKEFENIAGAENVMTGETDRHAYSYDAAVLDSVMPALVVRPQTSEALGAITKLCNDNGLPLTVRGAGTNLSGGTIPHPGGVVVLTNGLNRILEINEEDMYAVVEPGVVTAQFAAEVAKRGLFYPPDPGSQAVSTLGGNVAENAGGLRGLKYGVTKDYVMGMDFWDVNGELVKSGSRTVKCVTGYNLAGLMVASEGTLGVFDKIILKLVPPAQAAKSMMAVFPSMKAASETVASIIANKIVPATLEMMDNFTIRTVENFRGAGLPVDAAALLLIEVDGHPAQVEDEAAVVERICKENGATELKVAKDAAERDAVWQARRDALPALANLKPTCVLEDATVPRSKIPAMIEALEEIAKKLDLTIGTFGHAGDGNLHPTILTDKRDKAEWERVEKGIDMIFDKALSMGGTLSGEHGIGLAKSKYMAQETSKATLAYARRMKSVLDPKGILNPDKIIGAE, from the coding sequence ATGACCAAAGAAGCCATCATTAAAGAATTTGAAAATATAGCCGGTGCCGAAAACGTTATGACCGGCGAGACCGACCGTCACGCCTATTCCTATGACGCCGCGGTTCTGGATTCCGTCATGCCCGCCCTGGTGGTTCGCCCCCAGACCAGCGAGGCCCTTGGCGCCATCACCAAGCTTTGCAACGACAACGGCCTGCCCCTGACCGTTCGCGGCGCGGGCACCAACCTGTCCGGCGGCACCATCCCCCATCCGGGCGGCGTGGTCGTCCTGACCAACGGCCTGAACCGCATCCTCGAAATCAACGAGGAAGACATGTACGCCGTGGTCGAGCCGGGCGTTGTCACCGCCCAGTTCGCCGCCGAAGTGGCCAAGCGCGGCCTGTTCTATCCGCCGGATCCGGGCTCTCAGGCCGTTTCCACCCTGGGCGGCAACGTCGCCGAGAACGCCGGTGGCCTGCGCGGCCTGAAGTACGGCGTGACCAAGGACTACGTCATGGGCATGGACTTCTGGGACGTCAACGGCGAACTGGTCAAGTCCGGCTCCCGCACCGTCAAGTGCGTCACCGGCTACAACCTGGCCGGTCTGATGGTCGCCTCCGAAGGCACCCTGGGCGTGTTTGACAAGATCATCCTCAAGCTCGTGCCTCCGGCGCAGGCCGCCAAGTCCATGATGGCCGTGTTCCCGTCCATGAAGGCCGCCTCCGAAACCGTGGCCTCCATCATCGCCAACAAGATCGTCCCGGCCACCCTCGAAATGATGGACAACTTCACCATCCGCACGGTCGAGAACTTCCGTGGCGCTGGCCTGCCCGTCGACGCGGCCGCCCTGCTGCTGATCGAAGTGGACGGCCACCCCGCTCAGGTCGAAGACGAAGCCGCCGTGGTCGAGCGCATCTGCAAGGAAAACGGCGCCACCGAGCTGAAGGTCGCCAAGGACGCCGCCGAGCGCGACGCCGTCTGGCAGGCCCGCCGTGACGCCCTGCCCGCCCTGGCCAACCTCAAGCCCACCTGCGTGCTTGAGGACGCCACCGTGCCGCGCTCCAAGATTCCGGCCATGATCGAGGCTCTGGAAGAAATCGCCAAGAAGCTCGACCTGACCATCGGCACCTTCGGCCACGCCGGCGACGGCAACCTGCACCCCACCATCCTGACCGACAAGCGCGACAAGGCCGAGTGGGAACGTGTGGAAAAGGGTATCGACATGATCTTCGACAAGGCGCTGTCCATGGGCGGCACCCTGTCCGGCGAACACGGCATCGGTCTGGCCAAGTCCAAGTACATGGCTCAGGAAACCTCCAAGGCGACCCTGGCCTACGCCCGCCGCATGAAGTCCGTCCTCGACCCCAAGGGCATCCTCAACCCCGATAAGATCATCGGCGCCGAATAG
- a CDS encoding (Fe-S)-binding protein, giving the protein MADIHKLAQMFKELDDQLVGCMRCGMCQAVCPIFKLSGKETDVTRGKLALLDGLASEMLTDPEGVNEKLNRCLLCGTCQANCPSGVSVMDIFLKARAIMTGYFGLSPAKKAIFRGLLKNPKLFNALTEMGAKFQGVFTKKVDDMLGSSCARFNAPVIGDRHFNTLASKPFRKIVPELDTPAGSSGLRVAFYVGCVFDKIYPQVAEAILKVLKHHGVGVFMPAGQACCGIPALSSGDTDTFDSLVGINVDQFRKGEFDYLVTGCASCTSTIKELWPHMYKGDTSRTYDIGVMARKTMDISQFLVDILKVEPKELTGGQSVTYHDPCHLKNSMGITAQPRAIIKAAGCDLKEMTDAGTCCGCGGSFNIAHYELSKEIGGRKADNIIASKAKVAATSCPACMLQITDMLSQKGADMSVKHVIELYADSL; this is encoded by the coding sequence ATGGCCGATATCCATAAACTCGCACAAATGTTCAAGGAACTGGACGATCAGCTGGTCGGCTGCATGCGTTGCGGCATGTGCCAGGCTGTTTGTCCCATCTTCAAGCTCAGCGGGAAGGAAACCGACGTCACCCGCGGCAAGCTTGCCCTGCTCGACGGCCTGGCCTCCGAGATGCTGACCGACCCGGAAGGCGTCAACGAGAAGCTGAACCGCTGCCTGCTCTGCGGAACCTGCCAGGCAAACTGCCCGTCCGGCGTGTCCGTCATGGACATCTTCCTCAAGGCCCGCGCGATCATGACCGGCTACTTCGGTCTGTCCCCGGCCAAGAAGGCCATCTTCCGCGGCCTGCTGAAGAACCCCAAGCTGTTCAACGCCCTGACCGAAATGGGCGCCAAGTTCCAGGGTGTCTTCACCAAGAAGGTGGACGACATGCTCGGCTCCTCCTGCGCCCGGTTCAATGCGCCCGTCATCGGCGACCGCCACTTCAATACCCTGGCGAGCAAGCCCTTCCGCAAGATCGTCCCCGAGCTGGACACTCCCGCGGGTTCCTCCGGACTCCGGGTGGCCTTCTACGTGGGCTGCGTGTTCGACAAGATCTACCCGCAGGTGGCCGAAGCCATCCTCAAGGTGCTCAAGCACCACGGAGTGGGCGTATTCATGCCCGCAGGCCAGGCCTGCTGCGGCATCCCGGCCCTGTCCAGCGGCGACACCGACACCTTCGACTCCCTCGTGGGAATCAACGTGGACCAATTCAGGAAAGGCGAGTTCGACTACCTGGTCACCGGCTGCGCATCCTGTACCTCCACCATCAAGGAATTGTGGCCCCACATGTACAAGGGCGACACTTCCCGGACCTACGACATCGGGGTTATGGCACGGAAAACGATGGACATCAGCCAGTTCCTTGTGGATATTCTTAAGGTCGAACCCAAGGAACTCACCGGCGGTCAGAGCGTCACCTACCATGATCCCTGCCACCTGAAGAACTCCATGGGCATCACCGCCCAGCCCCGCGCCATCATCAAGGCGGCCGGGTGCGACCTTAAGGAAATGACCGACGCAGGCACCTGTTGTGGCTGCGGCGGAAGCTTCAATATCGCCCACTACGAGCTGTCCAAGGAAATCGGCGGCCGCAAGGCGGACAACATCATAGCGTCCAAAGCCAAGGTGGCTGCCACCAGCTGCCCGGCGTGCATGCTCCAAATCACGGACATGCTCTCGCAGAAAGGAGCCGACATGAGCGTCAAGCATGTCATTGAGCTCTATGCCGACTCCCTATAA
- the pta gene encoding phosphate acetyltransferase, translated as MSKNLYVSATEERSGKSAVVLGVMQMLTRELHNVAIFRPIINDPGEGKMDHDIALMIDHFKLSIPYEDTYAYTLKQTRELINSGQHALVLENILNKYKTLEEQYDFVLCEGTDFKGKDPAFEFDLNADIAANIGAPMLVVTSGREKAPEEVVNITQTTLDTLAEKGVDSLACVVNRAPEGMTDEMVSHIERKGGQEPMPVYVIPEDEALGKPSINDVRRWLDADVLYGHSGLQALVDNYLVAAMQIGNFLEYIQPGSLIITPGDRSDIILSSLASRLSSSYPDISGIVLTGGLDVSVNVHKLIEGWTGVPVPVLSAKGHTYQTVQELNSLYGRIEANDYQRIATALGGFAQHVNVGELRDRVVEKRSTKVTPKMFEYSLLDKASRKPQRIVLPEGIEERILRAADIILRRGAAEIILLGDEKTIRDNASKFGLDISGAEIIDPANSDLLDPFAEEYLELRKHKGLIAEMAWDRMTDPTYFGTMMVHKGFADGMVSGSINTTAHTIRPAFEFVKTKPGCSIVSSVFLMCLKDRVLVYGDCAVNPNPNAAQLAEIALGSAETARIFGIEPRVAMLSYSTGSSGKGEDVEKVIEATKIARERLAESSLDIPVAGPIQYDAAVDPDVARVKMPDSDVAGKATVFIFPDLNTGNNTYKAVQRAANAVAIGPVLQGLNKPVNDLSRGCTVPDIVNTVAITAIQAQAEKGE; from the coding sequence ATGTCCAAGAACCTGTACGTGAGCGCCACCGAAGAACGCAGCGGCAAGTCCGCCGTGGTTCTCGGCGTCATGCAGATGCTCACGAGGGAACTCCACAATGTCGCCATCTTCCGGCCCATCATCAATGATCCGGGGGAAGGGAAAATGGACCACGACATCGCTCTGATGATCGATCACTTCAAGCTGTCCATTCCCTACGAAGACACTTACGCCTACACCCTCAAGCAGACCCGCGAGCTCATCAACTCCGGCCAGCACGCCCTTGTGCTCGAGAACATTCTCAACAAGTACAAGACGCTGGAAGAGCAGTATGACTTCGTGCTCTGCGAGGGAACCGACTTCAAGGGCAAGGACCCCGCCTTTGAATTCGACCTCAACGCGGACATCGCCGCCAACATCGGCGCGCCCATGCTGGTTGTGACGTCCGGCCGCGAAAAGGCACCGGAGGAAGTGGTCAACATCACCCAGACCACCTTGGACACCCTGGCCGAAAAGGGCGTGGACTCCCTGGCCTGCGTGGTCAACCGTGCACCCGAGGGCATGACCGACGAAATGGTCAGCCATATCGAGCGCAAGGGTGGCCAGGAGCCCATGCCCGTTTATGTCATCCCCGAGGACGAGGCGCTCGGCAAGCCGTCCATCAACGACGTGCGCCGCTGGCTTGATGCCGACGTCCTCTACGGACACTCCGGCCTCCAGGCCCTGGTGGACAACTACCTGGTCGCCGCCATGCAGATCGGCAACTTCCTGGAATACATCCAGCCGGGCAGCCTCATCATTACCCCGGGCGATCGCTCCGACATCATTCTGTCCAGCCTCGCCTCGCGCCTGTCCAGCTCCTACCCTGACATCTCGGGCATCGTGCTCACCGGCGGCCTTGACGTGTCCGTCAACGTGCACAAGCTCATTGAGGGATGGACGGGCGTTCCGGTTCCGGTGCTGTCCGCCAAGGGCCACACCTACCAGACCGTGCAGGAGTTGAACTCCCTCTACGGCCGCATCGAGGCCAACGACTACCAGCGCATCGCCACCGCGCTCGGCGGATTCGCCCAGCACGTCAACGTCGGCGAACTGCGCGACCGCGTGGTCGAGAAGCGGTCCACCAAGGTCACGCCCAAGATGTTCGAATACTCCCTGCTGGACAAAGCGTCCCGCAAGCCGCAGCGGATCGTCCTGCCCGAGGGCATCGAGGAGCGCATCCTGCGCGCCGCCGATATCATCCTGCGGCGCGGCGCTGCCGAGATCATCCTGCTGGGTGACGAAAAGACCATCCGGGACAACGCTTCCAAGTTCGGTCTGGACATCTCCGGCGCTGAGATCATTGATCCGGCAAACTCCGATCTGCTCGATCCGTTCGCCGAGGAGTATCTCGAACTGCGCAAGCACAAGGGCCTGATCGCCGAGATGGCCTGGGACCGCATGACCGATCCCACCTACTTCGGCACCATGATGGTTCACAAGGGCTTTGCCGACGGCATGGTCTCCGGCTCCATCAACACCACGGCCCACACCATTCGGCCCGCCTTCGAGTTCGTCAAGACCAAGCCGGGCTGCTCCATTGTTTCCAGCGTCTTCCTCATGTGCCTCAAGGACCGGGTTCTGGTCTACGGCGACTGCGCCGTGAACCCCAATCCCAATGCCGCACAGTTGGCCGAAATCGCCCTGGGTTCCGCCGAGACCGCAAGGATCTTCGGCATTGAACCGCGCGTGGCCATGCTCAGCTACTCCACCGGCTCCTCCGGCAAGGGTGAAGACGTGGAGAAGGTCATCGAAGCCACCAAGATCGCCCGTGAGCGCCTCGCCGAGAGCAGCCTGGACATCCCCGTGGCCGGACCGATCCAGTACGACGCGGCCGTCGATCCCGACGTCGCCCGCGTGAAAATGCCCGACTCCGATGTGGCCGGAAAGGCCACGGTGTTCATCTTCCCCGACCTGAACACCGGCAACAATACGTATAAGGCAGTGCAACGAGCCGCCAACGCAGTGGCCATCGGTCCTGTTCTCCAGGGCCTGAACAAGCCGGTCAACGACCTCTCGCGCGGCTGCACCGTTCCCGATATTGTCAACACAGTCGCCATCACGGCCATCCAGGCCCAGGCTGAAAAAGGTGAATAG
- a CDS encoding acetate kinase, protein MKVLVINSGSSSIKYQLIDMTDESVMVSGLVERIGEEQGVLTSKTFPGTDREVKTKLEQPIPTHSEGLQLSIDLICTGENAVCTMDEIDVVGHRVVAGGEKFNHPVIITEDMWPDLTETERLAPLHNPANLGGAKDATKLFPNVPQVLVFDTAFHQTMPPHAYMYALPYEYYEEDHIRRYGAHGTSHKYVANECASLMDKKVEDMNLITIHMGNGASISAVKNGLCVDTSMGLTPLEGLVMGTRSGDVDPAVHNYLAVNRGLDIAAIDNILHKESGLKGLCGMNDMRDIHAAIEKGDERAQLALDVQTYRTRKYIGSYMAVLGSVDAIVFTAGIGENDDIVRAETFKGMEPFGMKIDTEINATRSKEARKISTEDSAVAIWVIPTNEELAIAREAMMLAK, encoded by the coding sequence ATGAAAGTTCTCGTTATCAACTCCGGCAGCTCCTCCATCAAGTACCAGCTCATCGACATGACTGATGAATCCGTCATGGTCTCCGGCCTGGTGGAACGCATCGGCGAGGAGCAGGGAGTTCTGACAAGCAAGACCTTCCCGGGCACCGACCGGGAGGTCAAGACCAAGCTTGAACAGCCCATCCCCACTCACAGTGAGGGCCTCCAGCTGTCCATCGACCTGATCTGCACCGGCGAGAACGCCGTCTGCACCATGGATGAAATCGACGTCGTCGGCCACCGCGTGGTGGCCGGCGGCGAGAAGTTCAACCACCCGGTGATAATCACCGAGGACATGTGGCCCGACCTGACCGAGACCGAACGGCTGGCCCCCCTGCACAACCCCGCCAACCTGGGCGGGGCCAAGGACGCCACCAAGCTGTTCCCCAACGTCCCGCAGGTGCTGGTCTTCGACACGGCCTTCCACCAGACCATGCCGCCTCACGCATACATGTATGCCCTGCCCTACGAGTACTACGAAGAGGATCACATCCGCCGCTACGGTGCGCATGGAACCTCCCACAAGTACGTGGCCAACGAATGCGCGAGCCTGATGGACAAGAAGGTCGAGGATATGAACCTCATCACCATTCACATGGGCAACGGCGCATCCATTTCCGCCGTCAAGAACGGCCTGTGCGTCGACACTTCCATGGGCCTGACCCCGCTGGAAGGCCTGGTGATGGGAACCCGCTCCGGCGATGTGGACCCCGCCGTCCATAACTACCTGGCCGTGAACCGAGGCCTGGACATCGCCGCCATCGACAACATCCTGCATAAGGAATCCGGCCTCAAGGGACTGTGCGGCATGAACGACATGCGCGACATCCACGCCGCCATCGAAAAGGGCGACGAACGCGCTCAGCTCGCTCTGGACGTGCAGACCTACCGGACCCGCAAATACATCGGCTCCTACATGGCTGTCCTCGGCAGCGTGGACGCCATCGTCTTCACCGCCGGTATCGGCGAGAACGACGACATCGTCCGCGCCGAGACCTTCAAGGGAATGGAGCCTTTCGGCATGAAGATCGATACCGAAATCAACGCCACCCGTTCCAAGGAAGCCCGCAAGATCAGCACCGAAGACAGTGCCGTGGCGATCTGGGTCATTCCGACGAACGAGGAACTCGCCATTGCCCGCGAGGCCATGATGCTCGCCAAATAA
- a CDS encoding LutC/YkgG family protein has product MPSKEDLYQKFVEKAELVSAKVTSIANEDDALKYVINLCDKKEACQLMISGCEADLSDKAEALCDAKQKKVIAAPGLNEDLYKKLAAQSKKAGFECISEGMRDHLAGVDIGFTYAEYGIADTGTLMLDCPSEEMRLATMVSEFHVCVLPKSKIKANTYAVEKMMLTRMKKTPDYLAFITGPSRTADIERVLALGVHGPLELHILIMED; this is encoded by the coding sequence ATGCCTTCCAAGGAAGATTTGTACCAGAAGTTCGTTGAGAAGGCGGAGCTTGTCTCCGCCAAGGTGACAAGCATCGCCAACGAAGACGATGCCCTGAAATATGTCATCAATCTGTGTGACAAAAAGGAAGCCTGCCAGCTTATGATAAGCGGCTGCGAGGCCGACCTTTCCGACAAGGCCGAAGCTCTGTGCGACGCCAAGCAGAAAAAGGTCATCGCCGCGCCGGGCCTCAATGAGGACCTGTACAAGAAGCTGGCCGCCCAGTCCAAGAAAGCCGGGTTCGAGTGCATCTCCGAAGGGATGCGCGACCACCTGGCCGGAGTGGACATCGGGTTCACCTACGCCGAGTACGGCATTGCCGACACCGGCACGCTGATGCTCGACTGTCCCAGCGAGGAAATGCGTCTGGCCACCATGGTCAGCGAGTTCCACGTTTGCGTGCTGCCCAAGTCCAAGATCAAGGCCAACACCTACGCGGTGGAAAAGATGATGCTGACAAGGATGAAGAAGACGCCGGACTACCTGGCCTTCATCACCGGCCCGAGCCGTACCGCCGATATCGAGCGCGTCCTGGCCCTGGGCGTTCACGGCCCCCTTGAATTGCACATCCTGATCATGGAGGACTAG